One part of the Sporosarcina ureae genome encodes these proteins:
- a CDS encoding penicillin acylase family protein — translation MGRGKKITLWALSILSIVAVLIAIFANAYILKSKPLEAGEHEVTFIEQEVVVTRDKNGVPHINAASDEDLYRTQGYVQAQDRLFQMDLARRQASGRLAEVIGDKAVDTDKLFRTFSLRNAAEASYQGYGDHAKEVLGWYAEGVNAFIEESKAEKKLSYEFALLGYEPEEWTPVDSLTIGKYMAYDLGGRWQPQAFRHWAINAFPEEKVKDLFLTYPENAESIMTANKEYNVEVAGRFLPELSPPEFNGSNNWVVSGEKTASGKPLLADDPHLGLSTPSIWYQMHLQSPEQNVEGVIFAGIPGIILGNNEDIAWGVTNVGPDVQDLYIEVPHPTEKGQFRYDGKWEQAEVRDETIKVKDGKDIPYEVIVTKHGPIISDVMYKEEDPDALFSMQWTALEPTLELEAIMEMNKSSDWQSFEKALEKFHAPAQNFVFASTDGTIAYKANGRIPIRKQGDAQLAVPGDSSDYGWEGYIPYDELPRVVNPDEGFIATANNEVVNESYPYHITKFWAQPYRFERIAEVLREGDNFTTDDMMKLQMDQKNLYAAEFLDSMIGSVKNKDQSGDYKDTLEMLQNWDQIDSKDSSAPLIFHKWMKQLQIDMFRDEMPSDVYELMPGKNQITDELLRKGYNGEESVWLEEKQGIDQWVYDAFSKAMKNIANDFGDKQKKWAWGDYHKLTFPHPLASASPLFAKLLNPEKQPIGGSNITVQAAAFKDDGSVNHGASWRFVADLDDLTKTYHVVGPGQSGHLKSKWFHDQAEDWALGNYHETLMSEDIPDGRVLTLQPKGK, via the coding sequence ATGGGAAGAGGTAAAAAAATAACGCTTTGGGCGCTTAGTATACTGTCAATCGTAGCAGTACTAATCGCTATATTTGCAAACGCTTACATTCTTAAATCAAAACCACTTGAAGCGGGAGAGCATGAAGTCACATTCATTGAACAAGAAGTAGTTGTTACACGAGATAAGAATGGGGTACCGCATATCAATGCCGCTTCGGATGAAGACCTATATCGCACACAAGGTTATGTCCAAGCGCAAGATCGTCTATTCCAAATGGATTTAGCACGCAGGCAGGCAAGTGGTCGCCTAGCGGAAGTCATCGGCGACAAGGCGGTCGATACGGATAAGCTTTTCCGCACATTCAGTTTGAGAAATGCCGCGGAAGCTTCATATCAAGGCTATGGCGATCACGCAAAAGAGGTACTCGGTTGGTATGCAGAAGGAGTCAACGCATTCATTGAGGAGTCTAAGGCTGAAAAGAAATTATCCTATGAATTTGCACTTCTTGGATATGAACCTGAAGAGTGGACTCCTGTCGATTCATTAACAATTGGGAAGTATATGGCGTATGATCTCGGCGGGAGGTGGCAACCGCAAGCATTCCGCCACTGGGCAATTAATGCATTCCCAGAAGAGAAAGTGAAGGATTTATTCCTTACGTATCCGGAAAACGCAGAATCTATCATGACAGCAAATAAAGAATATAACGTGGAAGTGGCGGGACGTTTTCTACCAGAGCTATCGCCACCTGAATTCAATGGCAGTAATAACTGGGTAGTATCTGGAGAAAAGACAGCTTCGGGTAAACCACTACTAGCCGATGATCCGCATTTAGGACTGAGCACTCCATCTATTTGGTATCAAATGCATCTGCAATCGCCTGAGCAAAATGTGGAAGGAGTAATCTTTGCTGGGATTCCAGGAATCATTTTAGGCAATAATGAAGACATTGCCTGGGGAGTTACTAACGTCGGACCGGATGTGCAAGATCTGTATATTGAAGTTCCGCATCCAACTGAAAAAGGTCAGTTCCGCTACGACGGAAAATGGGAACAGGCAGAAGTGCGTGATGAGACGATCAAAGTTAAAGATGGTAAAGATATTCCATATGAAGTAATCGTCACGAAACATGGTCCAATCATTTCAGATGTCATGTACAAAGAAGAAGATCCAGATGCATTATTTTCGATGCAGTGGACAGCACTGGAACCAACGCTTGAACTCGAAGCGATCATGGAGATGAATAAATCATCGGATTGGCAGAGTTTCGAGAAAGCATTGGAAAAATTCCATGCTCCTGCACAGAATTTTGTCTTTGCTTCAACGGACGGCACAATCGCGTATAAAGCGAACGGTCGGATACCGATTCGAAAACAAGGAGACGCACAATTGGCAGTGCCTGGAGATTCATCAGACTATGGGTGGGAAGGGTATATACCATACGATGAACTGCCACGTGTTGTGAATCCAGATGAAGGCTTTATCGCAACAGCCAACAATGAAGTGGTGAATGAAAGTTATCCATACCACATTACGAAGTTTTGGGCACAACCATACCGTTTCGAACGGATAGCGGAAGTGTTACGTGAAGGAGATAACTTCACTACAGACGATATGATGAAACTCCAAATGGATCAAAAAAATCTCTATGCAGCAGAATTTCTTGATTCCATGATTGGATCAGTAAAGAATAAAGACCAGTCAGGCGACTATAAAGACACGTTGGAAATGTTGCAAAACTGGGATCAAATTGATTCGAAAGACAGCAGCGCCCCACTGATTTTCCATAAGTGGATGAAGCAACTACAAATCGATATGTTCCGCGATGAAATGCCGTCAGATGTCTATGAACTCATGCCGGGCAAAAATCAGATTACAGATGAACTTCTACGCAAAGGTTATAACGGAGAAGAAAGCGTCTGGCTTGAAGAAAAACAAGGTATTGATCAATGGGTATACGATGCATTCAGCAAGGCAATGAAAAACATTGCCAATGACTTCGGCGACAAACAGAAAAAATGGGCATGGGGAGATTATCACAAACTAACATTCCCCCATCCATTGGCGAGTGCTTCACCTCTATTTGCAAAATTGTTAAATCCCGAAAAACAACCAATCGGTGGATCTAATATCACCGTACAAGCGGCCGCGTTTAAAGACGATGGCTCCGTCAATCACGGCGCATCTTGGCGTTTCGTTGCAGACTTAGACGATTTAACAAAAACATACCACGTCGTCGGGCCAGGGCAAAGTGGACACTTGAAGTCCAAATGGTTCCACGACCAGGCGGAGGACTGGGCGCTTGGGAACTATCATGAAACGTTGATGAGCGAAGACATACCGGACGGTCGTGTGCTTACGCTGCAGCCGAAAGGAAAGTAA
- a CDS encoding DJ-1/PfpI family protein, protein MSKKVLILGGDAVEALEIFYPYYRCLEEGFDTTIASPSVKKLYTVTHDFIDGMETYVEKPAYGLDSHIAFKDVNPADYDALIIPGGRAPEYIRLDESLPAIVRHFFEEDKPVAAVCHAAQVLSIIPDLMKGREYTAYIACKPDVTATGATYIEKDLHTEGNLVSGHAWPDLPGLMREFMKMVNK, encoded by the coding sequence ATGAGTAAAAAAGTATTAATTCTAGGCGGAGATGCTGTAGAAGCGCTGGAAATTTTCTATCCGTATTATCGCTGTTTGGAAGAAGGATTTGACACGACTATTGCTTCACCGTCCGTAAAAAAGTTATATACTGTTACGCATGACTTCATCGACGGAATGGAAACGTATGTAGAAAAACCTGCTTATGGCTTGGATTCGCATATTGCATTCAAAGATGTCAATCCTGCAGACTATGATGCACTCATTATTCCAGGTGGACGCGCGCCAGAATACATTCGTCTTGATGAATCGTTACCAGCAATTGTCCGTCATTTCTTTGAAGAAGATAAGCCTGTGGCGGCTGTTTGTCATGCGGCTCAAGTATTATCCATTATTCCAGACCTTATGAAGGGCAGAGAATACACGGCGTATATTGCATGTAAACCTGATGTTACTGCAACAGGCGCTACGTATATCGAAAAAGATCTTCATACAGAAGGAAACCTCGTGTCAGGACATGCTTGGCCCGATCTTCCAGGATTAATGAGAGAATTTATGAAAATGGTCAATAAATAA
- a CDS encoding purine/pyrimidine permease has protein sequence MVGVVMRQPGALPDWLIAEAIHHRRSGGNDRPTYFASQTTTYAKTRKRKGFAKTQLNIVSYLLFKQIIHRFEKQQLPMIYYKDSKQRNTYRRNCPMKHLAGGIQWTVFLIASSIAAPIAIAHVFDMDPIATSLFMQRTIFVLGIACLIQAFFGHRMPINEGPAGLWWGIYVVYAGMIGIFYTTSTDVLQALQSGMLYSGVLFIILAATGIITKMKALFTPAITFTYLMLLILQLSGTFIKGMMGIEEVGDHLDPIILLGSFIVLLITFITMANKRPSISKYAVLISIALGWGIFLALGKTPAVARVSDQLIQLPKMFVYGKPVWDSGVLVTAVFITLLLVANMLASIRVMEHLLKESFHIHPPDRLRQGAFASGFIHLIAGAFSAIGSVPISGSAGFVGTTRMPSIKPFIIGSSLLVLITLFPSIMAIFAALPAPVAYAVTFAIFTKMVSMAFNELDADPEKERARQAVAFGLMVGVGTMFVPAESLSELPAVVASTLSNGLITGTILAIIIEQYMIRRSKRITYNKI, from the coding sequence GTGGTAGGCGTAGTAATGAGACAGCCAGGCGCTCTTCCTGACTGGCTCATTGCGGAAGCCATCCACCACCGCCGAAGTGGGGGCAATGACCGCCCCACTTACTTTGCTAGTCAAACCACTACCTATGCAAAAACAAGGAAGAGAAAAGGGTTCGCAAAAACACAACTTAACATCGTATCCTACTTACTTTTCAAACAAATTATCCATAGGTTCGAAAAACAACAACTTCCCATGATATACTATAAAGATTCTAAACAACGCAACACTTATCGGAGGAATTGTCCAATGAAACATCTAGCAGGCGGTATACAATGGACCGTCTTTCTCATCGCCTCATCCATCGCAGCACCCATCGCCATCGCACACGTCTTCGACATGGACCCAATCGCTACCTCACTGTTCATGCAACGAACTATATTCGTACTCGGTATCGCCTGTCTGATTCAAGCATTCTTCGGACACCGTATGCCCATCAACGAAGGACCTGCGGGATTATGGTGGGGAATCTATGTAGTCTATGCTGGAATGATTGGCATCTTTTATACAACATCAACAGACGTCTTGCAAGCCTTGCAAAGCGGTATGTTATACAGTGGTGTGCTATTCATTATCCTAGCGGCTACTGGAATCATTACAAAAATGAAAGCACTTTTTACACCAGCCATTACGTTCACTTATTTAATGTTGTTGATCTTACAACTAAGTGGAACATTCATTAAAGGTATGATGGGCATAGAAGAAGTAGGAGATCATCTCGACCCCATCATTTTGCTTGGAAGTTTTATTGTCTTGTTGATTACATTCATTACGATGGCTAATAAACGTCCGTCGATATCTAAATACGCTGTATTGATTTCGATTGCACTTGGTTGGGGAATCTTCCTGGCACTAGGGAAAACACCAGCGGTAGCGCGGGTGTCCGATCAACTGATCCAGCTGCCGAAAATGTTTGTTTATGGGAAACCTGTCTGGGATAGTGGAGTACTCGTTACGGCAGTATTCATTACTTTATTACTGGTAGCGAATATGCTTGCTTCTATTCGAGTCATGGAGCATTTACTGAAGGAATCTTTTCATATCCATCCACCAGATCGCTTGCGCCAAGGAGCATTTGCTTCAGGGTTTATACATCTAATCGCAGGCGCTTTTTCCGCTATTGGTTCCGTACCCATCTCAGGATCTGCAGGGTTCGTTGGCACAACACGAATGCCATCTATTAAACCGTTCATTATCGGTAGTTCGTTATTGGTGTTGATTACACTGTTTCCAAGCATCATGGCCATATTTGCGGCATTACCTGCTCCCGTTGCATACGCTGTAACCTTCGCGATCTTTACGAAGATGGTATCGATGGCATTCAATGAACTAGATGCCGATCCGGAAAAAGAACGCGCGCGTCAAGCTGTAGCATTTGGGTTGATGGTGGGTGTGGGTACTATGTTCGTACCCGCAGAAAGCTTGTCTGAACTTCCTGCCGTTGTAGCTTCTACGTTATCTAACGGATTGATTACAGGAACGATTCTCGCCATAATTATTGAGCAATATATGATACGCAGAAGTAAAAGGATCACATACAATAAGATATGA
- the namA gene encoding NADPH dehydrogenase NamA: protein MTKLFSPYTIRNVEFKNRIAMAPMCMYSSHNQDGKVEDWHKTHYATRAVGQVGLIIIEATAVQAQGRISSEDLGIWSDDHVEGLTEIVRLMKQHGSRTGIQLAHAGRKATVEGTIYAPSPIAFNEEYKTPAEMTIADIEETIEAFKQGAIRSKEAGFDVIEIHGAHGYLLNEFLTPLCNHREDEYGGSAENRYRLLGQVIDAIRSVWEGPLFVRISAEDYQEGGMDASQYAEMARWMKEQGVDLVDVSTGGVVPAAIHPFPGYQVPHADIIRQQANIATGAVGLITSALQAEEILQNDRADIVLLARELLRDPYWAYTAAKELGVEIESPVQYKRGWTF, encoded by the coding sequence ATGACAAAATTATTTAGCCCTTATACTATACGTAACGTAGAATTTAAAAATCGGATTGCAATGGCACCAATGTGCATGTACTCTTCACATAATCAAGATGGAAAAGTGGAGGATTGGCATAAAACTCACTATGCAACACGTGCAGTCGGCCAAGTCGGTCTCATTATCATAGAAGCAACAGCTGTTCAAGCGCAAGGGAGAATTTCGAGTGAAGATTTGGGAATCTGGTCGGATGATCACGTCGAAGGATTAACAGAAATCGTGCGTTTGATGAAGCAACACGGGTCTCGTACGGGTATCCAACTGGCACATGCGGGAAGAAAAGCGACAGTGGAAGGAACGATTTATGCTCCAAGTCCCATCGCGTTCAATGAAGAATATAAGACACCGGCAGAGATGACAATTGCGGATATTGAAGAAACGATTGAAGCATTCAAACAAGGCGCAATCCGTTCCAAGGAAGCTGGTTTTGATGTCATTGAAATCCACGGTGCTCATGGTTATTTACTTAATGAATTCTTAACACCATTATGTAATCATCGAGAAGATGAGTATGGTGGATCAGCAGAAAATCGTTACCGTTTACTCGGGCAAGTGATTGATGCCATACGATCCGTTTGGGAAGGTCCGTTATTTGTCAGAATCTCAGCCGAAGATTATCAAGAGGGTGGCATGGATGCTTCACAATATGCAGAAATGGCTCGCTGGATGAAAGAGCAAGGTGTCGATTTGGTTGATGTGAGCACAGGCGGTGTAGTACCTGCAGCAATTCATCCGTTCCCAGGGTATCAAGTGCCTCATGCGGATATAATTCGTCAGCAAGCGAATATTGCAACAGGTGCAGTAGGGTTGATAACATCGGCGCTGCAAGCAGAAGAAATACTTCAAAATGATCGTGCGGATATCGTATTGCTTGCTCGCGAATTATTACGTGATCCGTATTGGGCGTATACAGCGGCTAAAGAACTTGGTGTCGAAATTGAATCACCTGTTCAATATAAACGCGGCTGGACGTTCTAA